One Sporomusaceae bacterium ACPt DNA window includes the following coding sequences:
- the fliQ gene encoding Flagellar biosynthetic protein FliQ, translating into MSGDTAIQIGREALTMVMLVSAPMLGLGLIVGVLVSIFQATTQIQEQSLAFIPKIIAVFVAVLVFGPWMLSLVVDYTREIFINLPNMIR; encoded by the coding sequence ATGTCGGGAGATACGGCCATCCAGATTGGCAGGGAGGCGTTAACCATGGTTATGCTAGTATCAGCCCCTATGCTTGGGCTTGGCCTGATAGTTGGTGTCTTGGTAAGCATATTCCAGGCCACGACGCAAATACAGGAACAGTCGCTTGCTTTTATACCGAAAATTATCGCCGTCTTTGTTGCTGTATTGGTATTTGGACCTTGGATGCTTAGTTTAGTTGTTGATTATACTCGAGAAATATTTATAAATTTGCCGAATATGATACGCTAG
- the fliP gene encoding Flagellar biosynthetic protein FliP, with amino-acid sequence MSRDVIYLKLWKHRVFLVAAALIICFPAVAGAAPLIPIPNINIGVEQANNPKDVALSLQVLLTLTVLSLAPSILVMMTSFTRIIVVLSFLRSALATQQMPPNQILVGLALFLTFFTMSPYFDQVNKNALQPMLAGTIDQETAITEAMKPMREFMFKQTRENDLALFVNLSETPRPNSPEDVPTSVLIPAFIISELKTAFQIGFLIYIPFIVIDMVVASTLMAMGMMMVPPVMISLPFKILLFILVDGWHLIIRSLVTSFN; translated from the coding sequence GTGTCACGAGATGTTATATATTTAAAATTATGGAAACACCGTGTTTTTTTGGTGGCTGCAGCTTTGATAATTTGTTTTCCAGCGGTGGCCGGGGCAGCACCGCTAATCCCTATCCCCAATATCAACATCGGTGTTGAACAGGCCAATAATCCTAAGGATGTTGCCTTGAGTCTGCAGGTTTTGTTGACTTTAACGGTGCTGTCGCTTGCCCCGTCTATTCTAGTCATGATGACATCATTTACGAGAATTATCGTGGTACTGTCCTTCCTGCGCAGCGCCTTGGCAACACAGCAAATGCCCCCAAACCAGATTTTGGTCGGACTGGCTTTGTTTCTGACTTTTTTTACAATGTCACCATACTTCGATCAGGTTAATAAGAATGCATTGCAGCCTATGCTTGCCGGGACAATAGATCAGGAGACAGCAATCACAGAGGCAATGAAACCCATGCGCGAGTTTATGTTTAAGCAGACCCGCGAGAATGACTTGGCTCTGTTTGTAAATTTGTCGGAAACGCCACGTCCTAATTCGCCTGAAGATGTTCCAACATCGGTATTAATTCCGGCCTTTATCATTAGTGAACTAAAAACAGCTTTTCAAATTGGCTTTTTAATATATATTCCGTTTATTGTAATTGATATGGTAGTCGCCAGTACCTTAATGGCTATGGGGATGATGATGGTGCCACCAGTAATGATATCGCTGCCATTCAAAATTTTATTATTTATACTGGTAGATGGCTGGCATTTGATTATCCGGTCATTAGTTACCAGTTTTAATTAA